The proteins below are encoded in one region of Effusibacillus dendaii:
- a CDS encoding DUF4264 family protein gives METIATFQFADGDHLYQVVDFLNRTLKSYDLAFGLSKETDGCLYLSVYEITTSPDT, from the coding sequence GTGGAAACGATTGCGACATTTCAATTCGCAGATGGCGATCACCTTTATCAAGTTGTGGATTTCCTGAATCGTACGCTGAAGTCTTATGATTTGGCGTTTGGTCTTTCGAAAGAGACAGATGGCTGCCTGTATTTGTCTGTTTATGAAATAACAACATCCCCTGACACATAA